Proteins found in one Schistocerca serialis cubense isolate TAMUIC-IGC-003099 chromosome 5, iqSchSeri2.2, whole genome shotgun sequence genomic segment:
- the LOC126481069 gene encoding speckle-type POZ protein B-like, which translates to MSTDLSPLSADNIPPSPTLAAGEDTVCDLGSVRFGTDKVVCSWTILDYNNWPQGVDEVKSPKFWHCSSSEWCMVLSKERGAWYLCFQLLSSQKDATVRARLKASLVSSRGKKYEVYPSEFVCLDAPKKTVWRCVSGCFEAENGFNNVLKFLGEVSTPCVITEPYRSVALQRPRRSVTDDLAALLESGQLSDVKLWAGDTEFEAHRAVLCARSPVFSAMLRHDTQEARTGSVHVKDVEADVLSEVLRFIYTDSTPLLEKMADRLLVAADKYDLPQLKELCEVELAKNLTVDNAAATAVIALSHSCDVLKRSVISFVKRHLVPIMGSEGWATAVSNHAEIVVEMSRLVAEEPVG; encoded by the coding sequence ATGAGTACGGACTTGTCTCCTTTGTCTGCCGACAACATCCCGCCGTCTCCGACGCTGGCCGCAGGCGAGGACACAGTCTGCGACTTGGGCAGCGTGAGGTTCGGAACCGACAAAGTCGTCTGCAGCTGGACCATCTTGGACTACAACAATTGGCCTCAAGGGGTGGACGAAGTGAAGTCACCCAAGTTCTGGCACTGCAGTTCCAGCGAGTGGTGTATGGTGCTGTCGAAAGAGAGAGGCGCCTGGTATCTCTGCTTCCAGCTGCTGTCTTCTCAGAAAGACGCTACCGTGCGAGCGAGGCTAAAAGCGTCGCTAGTTTCGAGCAGGGGTAAAAAGTACGAGGTTTACCCGTCGGAATTCGTCTGTCTCGATGCCCCGAAGAAGACGGTGTGGAGGTGCGTGAGTGGTTGCTTCGAAGCGGAGAACGGCTTCAATAACGTGCTGAAGTTCCTGGGAGAGGTGAGCACGCCGTGCGTGATAACAGAGCCGTACCGCAGCGTTGCCCTGCAGAGGCCTCGGCGCAGCGTCACAGACGACCTGGCAGCGCTGCTGGAGTCGGGCCAGCTGTCTGACGTGAAGCTGTGGGCGGGTGACACCGAGTTCGAAGCGCACAGGGCCGTGCTGTGCGCGCGCAGCCCCGTCTTCTCCGCCATGCTGCGGCATGACACCCAGGAGGCCCGCACGGGCAGCGTCCACGTCAAGGATGTCGAGGCGGACGTCCTGAGCGAGGTCCTGCGGTTCATCTACACCGACAGCACCCCTCTCCTGGAGAAGATGGCTGACAGGCTGCTGGTGGCGGCTGATAAATACGATTTGCCCCAACTGAAGGAACTCTGCGAGGTGGAGCTGGCCAAGAACCTCACCGTGGACAACGCTGCCGCTACCGCTGTCATCGCCTTGAGCCACTCTTGCGACGTCCTCAAGAGGTCGGTCATCAGCTTCGTGAAGCGCCATCTCGTACCCATCATGGGCAGCGAAGGCTGGGCGACAGCTGTTAGCAATCACGCCGAAATCGTCGTCGAGATGAGCCGTTTGGTAGCAGAAGAGCCTGTTGGTTAA